A stretch of Metabacillus sp. FJAT-52054 DNA encodes these proteins:
- a CDS encoding patatin-like phospholipase family protein: MEPKIGLALGSGGARGFAHLGVLKVLKDEGIPVHMIAGSSMGALVGSFYAAGLDIKSLYQIAAAFKRSYYLDLTIPKMGFIAGEKVKGLIRAFTKGNNIEDLNIPLSIVATDLCKGEKVVFTKGPVAEAVRASIAIPGIFVPEIIDGRMLVDGGVVDRVPVSVVRDMGADLVISVDVSVVKRQAAITSIFDVILQSLDIMQDELVHHRAVASDIMIRPQVEKFSSRSFTNIQEIILSGEVEAQKNLPAIRSLIENWKESQNEE, encoded by the coding sequence ATGGAACCTAAAATCGGTTTGGCGCTCGGATCCGGGGGAGCGAGAGGATTTGCACATCTCGGTGTATTGAAAGTATTGAAGGACGAGGGAATTCCGGTTCACATGATAGCCGGGAGCAGCATGGGAGCACTTGTTGGAAGCTTTTATGCAGCGGGGCTTGATATAAAAAGTCTGTACCAAATCGCTGCTGCCTTTAAAAGAAGCTATTATTTAGATCTGACCATCCCTAAAATGGGTTTTATTGCTGGTGAAAAAGTGAAAGGATTGATACGTGCTTTTACAAAGGGCAATAATATTGAAGATTTGAATATCCCGCTTTCCATCGTGGCTACGGACCTATGCAAAGGTGAAAAAGTAGTATTCACGAAAGGTCCGGTTGCAGAAGCCGTCCGCGCGAGCATTGCCATTCCGGGAATTTTTGTTCCGGAAATCATCGATGGCCGAATGCTTGTTGACGGGGGAGTAGTCGACCGGGTTCCGGTATCCGTTGTAAGGGATATGGGAGCGGATCTGGTTATTTCAGTTGATGTCTCTGTTGTAAAAAGACAGGCAGCGATCACATCGATTTTTGATGTAATCCTTCAAAGTCTTGATATTATGCAGGATGAACTGGTTCATCACCGTGCAGTTGCCTCCGACATCATGATACGGCCCCAAGTAGAGAAATTCAGCTCCAGGTCTTTTACGAACATACAAGAGATTATTTTAAGCGGAGAAGTGGAGGCTCAAAAAAACCTCCCGGCGATCCGTTCTTTGATTGAAAATTGGAAGGAGTCTCAGAATGAGGAATAA
- a CDS encoding YugN family protein has protein sequence MKFEGTGLDQQTAELSRLDFLMEQHGLVRAGQWDYERVTYDKKMEQLGEIYYFRIQGYITEGEVGGRHAVVKLLTPLLGKHYYPHGVEYGEGEDFPEPIVQSCENTIKRLKKDLEAITL, from the coding sequence ATGAAATTCGAAGGAACAGGGCTTGACCAGCAAACCGCAGAATTAAGCAGGCTTGATTTTTTAATGGAGCAGCATGGATTAGTTCGCGCCGGACAGTGGGACTATGAACGCGTTACCTATGATAAGAAAATGGAACAGCTGGGGGAAATTTATTATTTTAGGATTCAAGGCTATATTACAGAAGGTGAAGTGGGTGGAAGACACGCGGTTGTAAAATTATTAACACCCCTTCTGGGAAAGCATTATTATCCCCATGGCGTGGAATATGGCGAGGGAGAAGATTTTCCCGAACCGATTGTCCAATCCTGCGAAAACACCATTAAGCGTTTAAAAAAAGACTTGGAAGCGATTACGCTTTAA
- a CDS encoding DUF420 domain-containing protein produces MYLPLLPTISTAFIVISAVFVAIGWYLIAKRRVEAHRKAMTWAGVFALVFFIVYVSRTVFDGNTAFGGPPSVKVFYLIFLIFHIFLAASGGVFGIISIWSGYKRKIIRHRRLGPITSIIWFSTAITGVTVYMLLYIIYGGGETVPVIKAITGF; encoded by the coding sequence ATGTACTTGCCTCTTCTTCCAACGATCAGCACAGCTTTTATTGTAATCAGTGCCGTATTTGTTGCCATTGGCTGGTATTTGATTGCTAAACGCCGTGTAGAGGCTCATCGTAAAGCGATGACATGGGCCGGTGTTTTTGCGCTTGTTTTTTTTATCGTTTACGTTTCCAGAACTGTTTTCGACGGAAATACGGCCTTTGGAGGACCCCCGAGTGTTAAAGTTTTTTATTTAATCTTTTTAATCTTTCATATCTTTCTTGCAGCTTCAGGGGGAGTTTTTGGAATTATCTCGATCTGGTCCGGCTACAAACGAAAAATAATCCGCCATAGAAGGCTTGGACCAATCACAAGCATTATCTGGTTTTCGACAGCAATAACAGGAGTCACTGTTTATATGCTTTTATACATTATTTATGGCGGGGGAGAAACAGTTCCCGTCATTAAGGCAATTACTGGCTTTTAA
- a CDS encoding GNAT family N-acetyltransferase has translation MEILTDELLLIPCSLDLAKSLILHKKELAKRSPIVIPEDWPSSMSQGILPFYIERLEKDRSEYGWGIWLIIHHREKKMIGDFYIYSKPDQDGTVDFDFRIHPDYRKENGFEAVSHFFDWLFEQKGVKCISTECHIEQVKTIGILSRLGLICNRKEKSYLSWSLSK, from the coding sequence ATGGAAATTCTAACAGATGAGCTGCTGCTCATTCCCTGCTCCTTGGATTTGGCGAAGTCGCTCATTCTGCATAAAAAGGAACTGGCCAAGCGATCTCCTATTGTCATTCCAGAGGACTGGCCTTCATCAATGAGTCAAGGAATTTTGCCTTTTTACATAGAAAGACTGGAGAAGGACCGGTCTGAGTATGGTTGGGGCATTTGGCTGATTATTCACCACAGGGAAAAGAAGATGATCGGAGATTTTTACATTTATTCAAAGCCGGATCAAGATGGCACTGTAGACTTTGACTTTCGTATTCACCCTGACTATCGAAAAGAGAATGGATTTGAGGCAGTAAGCCATTTTTTTGATTGGCTTTTTGAACAAAAAGGGGTGAAATGCATTTCTACAGAATGCCATATTGAACAGGTAAAGACGATTGGCATTCTTAGCAGGCTCGGTCTCATATGTAATAGGAAGGAGAAATCCTATTTAAGCTGGAGCCTGTCAAAGTAA
- a CDS encoding PaaI family thioesterase: MNKEQMKQQTFELIDQLSPDETDDFLLLLEAMKRKNQKISSTYIGALLQAEGQDGDDEFIVTIPNTALIQNSLDIVHGGITATLADSAMGTLAHKLLPEHLAAVTSELKINYTAPGIGSFLTCKAKLIHKGTKTLLMESSIYREDGKLIAYSTATFFIIERKK, from the coding sequence ATGAACAAAGAACAGATGAAGCAGCAAACATTCGAGCTTATCGATCAGCTATCCCCCGATGAAACAGATGATTTTCTTCTGCTTCTTGAGGCAATGAAACGGAAAAATCAAAAAATCAGCAGTACATATATTGGGGCCCTTCTGCAGGCAGAAGGTCAAGATGGCGATGACGAATTTATCGTAACCATACCGAATACAGCATTAATCCAAAACTCCCTGGATATAGTACATGGAGGAATTACGGCGACACTCGCTGATTCAGCCATGGGTACCCTTGCACATAAACTTTTACCAGAGCATCTTGCAGCCGTCACTTCAGAGCTTAAAATCAATTATACAGCTCCAGGAATCGGGTCTTTCCTGACATGCAAAGCAAAGCTAATTCATAAAGGAACGAAAACACTGCTAATGGAATCGAGCATTTACAGGGAAGATGGGAAACTGATCGCATACAGCACGGCTACCTTTTTTATTATAGAAAGAAAAAAATGA
- a CDS encoding YlbG family protein, which translates to MDGKRQGLIVWMHSLKQVKMLRRFGNVHYISRRLKYVVLYCDMEQNEALKEKIASYSFVKHVEPSYKPFLKLEFEKKQDKAKEYDYKMGL; encoded by the coding sequence ATGGATGGAAAAAGACAAGGTCTAATTGTATGGATGCACTCATTGAAGCAGGTTAAAATGCTTCGCCGTTTTGGAAACGTTCACTATATTTCCAGAAGGCTCAAATATGTTGTTCTGTACTGTGATATGGAGCAAAATGAGGCGCTTAAAGAGAAAATCGCATCTTACTCTTTTGTAAAGCATGTTGAACCCTCTTACAAGCCATTTCTCAAGCTCGAATTCGAGAAAAAGCAAGATAAAGCGAAGGAATATGATTACAAAATGGGTTTATAA
- the ctaG gene encoding cytochrome c oxidase assembly factor CtaG: protein MGNLALFGFEALWSPYYLAILGILAALYFSAVRHRKKWFKYSEEVSWQQKASFYGGLALLYILKGSPLDLLGHILFSVHMTQMALVYLVVTPLLIIGIPGWIWNVILLRSPVRQIFMFLTQPILALILFNGIFSLYHTPLVFDIVKTNPVYHAAATSLIFLTSLCMWWPVFRKRGNSDEMSSLMKIGYIFANGVLLTPACALIIFAKDPLYAAYSDPASWMNAMALCVPGNMLSGLNLSGPEVFTSMPLTEDQQLGGILMKIIQEAVYGTILGYIFFKWVRIEREKDNRELQAILSEKEHRI from the coding sequence TTGGGAAATTTGGCATTGTTCGGATTTGAGGCGTTATGGAGTCCTTATTATCTCGCTATATTAGGAATCCTTGCAGCATTGTATTTTTCAGCAGTCAGGCATCGAAAAAAATGGTTTAAGTACTCTGAGGAAGTATCCTGGCAGCAGAAAGCTTCATTTTATGGAGGACTAGCACTTCTTTACATTTTGAAAGGAAGTCCTCTTGATCTGCTGGGCCATATCCTTTTTAGTGTGCATATGACTCAGATGGCCTTGGTATATTTAGTTGTTACACCGCTGCTTATCATTGGGATACCAGGCTGGATTTGGAATGTGATTTTACTGCGTTCGCCAGTCAGGCAGATTTTTATGTTTTTGACTCAGCCGATCCTGGCATTAATTTTGTTTAATGGCATTTTTTCCTTGTATCATACACCACTCGTATTCGATATTGTCAAAACTAATCCTGTCTATCACGCTGCCGCTACGAGTCTTATTTTTTTGACATCCCTATGTATGTGGTGGCCTGTATTTAGAAAACGCGGAAATTCAGACGAGATGTCCAGCCTTATGAAAATAGGGTATATTTTTGCTAATGGTGTTCTCCTGACACCTGCGTGTGCGCTGATCATTTTTGCGAAGGATCCGCTTTATGCAGCTTATTCCGATCCTGCTTCCTGGATGAACGCAATGGCGCTCTGTGTACCTGGAAACATGTTATCGGGGCTAAACCTGTCAGGCCCGGAAGTTTTTACTTCTATGCCGTTAACCGAGGATCAGCAGCTCGGGGGCATATTAATGAAAATCATCCAGGAGGCTGTTTATGGCACGATTCTTGGATATATTTTCTTTAAGTGGGTAAGAATCGAAAGAGAAAAGGATAATCGGGAGCTGCAGGCAATCCTCTCAGAAAAAGAGCATCGCATTTGA
- the rsmD gene encoding 16S rRNA (guanine(966)-N(2))-methyltransferase RsmD, translating into MRVVSGSLKGRPLKAVPGMSTRPTTDKVKEAIFNMIGPYFDGGLALDLFGGSGGLGIEALSRGTERCIFVDRDAKAIQTIHSNLEACRLQDQSEVYRNDAERALKAIIKRELQFQLVFLDPPYKQQKLKALIEQISDEQLLTEGGFVVAEHGTEVELPGQIGSFELVKFEKYGMAAVSIYRHGDGRMGEM; encoded by the coding sequence ATGAGAGTTGTATCAGGTTCATTAAAAGGGAGACCTTTAAAAGCAGTTCCGGGGATGTCGACCAGACCGACGACTGATAAGGTCAAAGAAGCAATCTTTAATATGATCGGACCTTATTTTGATGGAGGACTCGCGCTTGATCTCTTTGGAGGAAGCGGCGGCCTCGGAATTGAAGCGTTAAGCAGAGGCACAGAGCGGTGCATATTTGTGGACCGGGACGCAAAAGCCATCCAAACCATACATAGCAATCTAGAGGCGTGCCGGCTGCAGGATCAGTCCGAGGTTTATCGCAATGATGCAGAGCGGGCGCTTAAAGCGATTATTAAGAGAGAGCTGCAGTTTCAATTGGTGTTTTTGGATCCGCCGTATAAGCAACAAAAATTGAAAGCGCTTATCGAACAGATTAGTGATGAACAGCTTCTTACAGAGGGCGGCTTTGTCGTTGCAGAGCATGGGACGGAGGTTGAATTGCCCGGTCAAATTGGAAGCTTCGAATTAGTAAAGTTTGAGAAGTATGGGATGGCTGCTGTCAGTATTTACAGACACGGCGATGGGAGAATGGGGGAAATGTAA
- a CDS encoding YlbE-like family protein: MRQEIQEYIQSKPEITKFIREQPQWYRKLSRNPQALEEMNLAMMNYYQKTIPHKVAQFSNSIQMASMMLGMFQSMKQQD, from the coding sequence ATGAGACAAGAAATCCAGGAGTACATCCAATCCAAGCCTGAAATCACAAAATTTATCAGGGAACAGCCTCAATGGTACCGAAAGCTTTCCCGCAATCCTCAAGCGCTGGAAGAAATGAATCTTGCTATGATGAATTATTACCAGAAAACCATTCCCCATAAGGTAGCGCAATTCTCAAATTCCATTCAGATGGCTTCTATGATGCTTGGTATGTTTCAGTCTATGAAGCAGCAGGATTAA
- the coaD gene encoding pantetheine-phosphate adenylyltransferase: protein MASVAVCSGSFDPVTLGHMDIIRRGANIFDTVYVCVLNNSSKNSLFSVDERCALLKEVTKDIPNVTVESSQGLLIDYARSKNANAILRGLRAVSDFEYEMQITSMNRVLDDKIETFFMMTNNQYSFLSSSIVKEVAKYNGDISDLVPPCVEEALKEKFNKAE from the coding sequence ATGGCAAGTGTAGCAGTTTGTTCAGGTAGTTTTGATCCGGTTACTCTTGGACATATGGATATTATCAGACGGGGAGCCAATATATTCGATACGGTTTACGTTTGTGTATTAAACAACTCATCTAAAAATTCTTTGTTCAGTGTGGATGAGAGATGCGCGTTATTAAAAGAAGTAACCAAGGATATTCCCAATGTTACGGTAGAGTCCTCTCAAGGTTTACTGATTGATTACGCCAGAAGCAAGAATGCCAATGCGATTCTAAGAGGGTTAAGAGCCGTATCGGATTTTGAATACGAAATGCAGATTACATCCATGAACAGGGTGCTCGATGATAAAATCGAAACCTTCTTTATGATGACAAACAACCAATATTCATTCTTAAGTTCGAGCATTGTCAAGGAAGTGGCAAAATACAACGGAGATATTTCGGACCTTGTCCCCCCGTGTGTTGAAGAAGCCCTTAAGGAAAAATTCAATAAAGCAGAATGA
- a CDS encoding methylthioribose kinase produces MVQRFIELGEGYSDLYELLEIIRSNKHRIISFLDLSTVHNNKKVTTAGVIMSPTDPGNFQAIYICREGIIDPSEKDTQRYRLFRDAAEESGKPVYQFAVKSSSVFHEPILYYQYLTGILRLNHILPPLI; encoded by the coding sequence ATGGTACAGCGTTTTATCGAGCTTGGCGAAGGCTATTCAGATTTATATGAATTACTGGAAATTATCCGGTCCAATAAACATAGAATTATCTCATTTCTTGATCTATCAACGGTACATAATAATAAAAAGGTAACGACTGCAGGAGTTATCATGTCTCCAACAGATCCCGGAAATTTTCAGGCCATCTATATTTGCCGCGAAGGAATTATTGATCCCAGTGAAAAAGATACACAGCGCTACCGGCTTTTTCGTGATGCGGCTGAAGAATCCGGAAAGCCCGTCTACCAATTTGCTGTAAAGTCTTCTTCTGTATTTCATGAACCCATTTTATATTATCAATACCTAACGGGAATCCTTCGGTTAAACCATATCCTTCCCCCATTAATATAA
- a CDS encoding YlbD family protein gives MATKKLHPKVEEFKEFVRKHPKMIEEAKKGTKTWQEYYENWYLLGENDAYWNDYKDATQEEKETDEEKGFVTQLFSAVKKMDANEMNISLSKMSNAVSTVQNLLETLGVAKGSGSSSSSGGSRPFSFRKD, from the coding sequence ATGGCTACGAAAAAGCTGCATCCGAAAGTTGAGGAGTTTAAGGAATTTGTCCGAAAGCATCCTAAAATGATTGAAGAAGCGAAAAAAGGAACAAAAACGTGGCAGGAATACTATGAAAATTGGTATTTGCTTGGCGAAAATGATGCTTATTGGAACGATTATAAAGACGCTACTCAGGAAGAAAAAGAAACGGATGAAGAAAAAGGATTCGTCACACAGCTTTTTTCCGCTGTGAAAAAAATGGATGCAAACGAAATGAACATCAGCTTGAGTAAAATGAGCAATGCTGTTTCGACGGTTCAGAACCTGCTGGAAACATTGGGGGTTGCTAAAGGATCGGGGAGCTCATCTTCAAGCGGAGGGAGCAGACCCTTTTCCTTCAGAAAGGACTAA
- a CDS encoding YlbF family regulator: protein MVKWSLEVLSLVYATMESVQILDQADEISEMILQSDLAEAYRMRLADLKNDQTAQDIVSRFVKVKDIYEDVQRFGKYHPDYRQISKDMREIKRELDLNEKVAAFRRAETGLQTLLDEISIQLGSAVSEHVKVPTGNPFFDSLSACGGGCGSGGGCGCKVS from the coding sequence ATGGTAAAATGGTCATTGGAGGTGCTGTCATTGGTTTATGCAACAATGGAGAGTGTGCAAATATTGGATCAGGCTGACGAGATTAGTGAAATGATCCTGCAGTCGGACCTTGCGGAAGCCTATCGCATGCGTCTGGCAGACTTGAAGAATGATCAAACGGCACAGGATATTGTCAGCAGGTTTGTAAAAGTAAAAGACATATACGAGGATGTCCAGCGATTTGGAAAATACCATCCTGACTATAGACAGATCTCAAAAGATATGCGGGAGATCAAAAGAGAACTTGATTTAAACGAGAAAGTAGCTGCGTTCAGACGGGCTGAGACTGGGCTCCAAACCCTTCTGGATGAGATTAGCATCCAGCTGGGAAGTGCAGTTTCAGAACATGTGAAAGTTCCGACTGGAAATCCGTTTTTTGACAGCCTTTCAGCATGCGGCGGGGGCTGCGGTTCTGGCGGAGGCTGCGGCTGCAAAGTTTCCTGA
- a CDS encoding CAP domain-containing protein produces MRRLFKTILVIAIIISTYTVFIKFAEQPPNRIEEKKDLQLSNEEDTPNQAIDLPDKGLLSLMGQSSGQVLKELGEPSRKDPSQYDYQWWIYNGGNNQYVQIGVLADKVVSVYAIGNGVNMNPYKLGEPLSEVYQTAPISSSLSMEHDGNSYRFELSEEDMNTRPAIEADGTIIQLYIDKFDGTLSSIRATDKETFIKQRPYEVVYRGKLINAKTVSEEEEKNIQRAQERQILDITNVIRNRHELAPLSWDPNTARTAFSHSKDMADQQYFAHDSPTQGTLADRLKRDRIPYQTAGENIAAHYSDSISSVEGWLNSEGHRKALLNKEFTHLGVGVYKDYYTQDFIGK; encoded by the coding sequence CTGAGACGTTTGTTTAAAACCATTTTGGTCATTGCCATTATTATAAGTACCTATACCGTATTTATTAAGTTTGCAGAACAGCCTCCTAACCGAATAGAAGAAAAGAAAGATTTACAGCTTTCAAATGAAGAAGATACCCCCAATCAAGCTATTGACCTGCCCGATAAAGGACTGCTTTCTTTAATGGGCCAGTCATCAGGACAGGTTCTTAAAGAACTCGGGGAACCTTCAAGGAAAGATCCATCACAATATGATTATCAATGGTGGATCTACAATGGAGGAAACAATCAATACGTACAGATTGGTGTTCTGGCGGATAAAGTGGTTTCTGTCTATGCGATCGGAAATGGTGTGAATATGAATCCTTATAAGCTGGGTGAGCCGCTGAGCGAGGTTTATCAGACTGCACCGATTTCTTCCTCGCTATCAATGGAGCATGATGGAAATTCATATCGATTCGAACTTTCAGAGGAAGATATGAATACGCGTCCTGCCATTGAAGCTGATGGGACAATCATTCAGCTTTATATTGATAAGTTTGATGGGACACTCTCAAGTATTCGCGCGACCGACAAAGAAACCTTTATAAAACAGCGTCCCTATGAAGTCGTTTACAGAGGAAAGCTGATTAATGCCAAGACTGTGTCTGAAGAAGAGGAGAAGAATATTCAGCGTGCGCAGGAGAGGCAAATATTAGATATTACCAATGTCATACGGAACCGTCATGAATTGGCCCCTTTAAGCTGGGACCCGAATACGGCCCGAACAGCGTTTTCACATAGCAAAGATATGGCAGACCAGCAATATTTTGCTCATGATTCACCCACACAGGGGACTCTTGCTGACCGGTTAAAGCGGGACCGAATTCCTTATCAAACGGCAGGTGAAAATATTGCTGCCCACTACAGTGACAGTATCTCTTCTGTAGAAGGCTGGCTGAACAGTGAAGGTCACAGGAAAGCATTGCTCAATAAAGAGTTCACCCATCTTGGAGTCGGTGTTTATAAAGATTACTATACACAGGATTTCATAGGGAAGTAA
- the ylbJ gene encoding sporulation integral membrane protein YlbJ, which produces MGREKWNTLLIAFLLLTLTASIILHPKASLEASRGGLEVWWTIVFPSLLPFFIISELLIGFGVVRFAGVLLEPVMRPLFKVPGSGGFVWAMGIASGFPAGAKLTSRLRKEKQLTSIEAERLVSFTNCSSPLFMFAAVSVGIFKNPALGILLASAHYLSNLLVGILMRFHGSQTESKEEARVKKLPFPSFSEAFSALHETRLKNKKPIGKMLGDAVLGSVQTLLVIGGFIILFSVLTKILDIVGFSNMAAGILSQLFTIFSLPESLTKPLIAGIFEITQGNMETSKASAGLLSKVIMASFILGFSGLSVQAQVASILAETDIRFFPFFIARIMQGFLAAILTWLLWKPLYVNRGGVSLTYAPSQGTEGLEPFSLLFSSGPLITLFFLGLYIWLYWRKHGAY; this is translated from the coding sequence ATGGGCCGTGAAAAGTGGAATACCCTGCTGATCGCATTTTTATTGCTTACGCTCACCGCTTCAATTATCTTGCATCCAAAGGCTTCTCTGGAGGCCTCAAGGGGCGGGCTGGAAGTTTGGTGGACCATAGTATTTCCTTCCCTGCTCCCTTTCTTTATCATTTCCGAGCTGCTCATAGGCTTCGGTGTTGTCCGGTTTGCCGGCGTTCTTCTTGAGCCAGTCATGAGGCCGCTGTTTAAGGTCCCTGGGTCGGGCGGATTTGTTTGGGCAATGGGAATTGCATCTGGTTTTCCTGCAGGTGCAAAACTTACTTCCCGGCTGCGTAAAGAAAAGCAGCTAACCAGTATTGAAGCAGAACGGCTCGTATCCTTCACGAATTGTTCAAGTCCCCTTTTTATGTTTGCTGCCGTTTCTGTTGGAATATTTAAAAACCCGGCATTGGGCATTTTGCTCGCATCCGCGCATTATTTATCAAACCTGCTGGTAGGCATCCTCATGCGATTTCATGGAAGCCAAACAGAATCGAAAGAAGAAGCAAGGGTCAAGAAACTCCCTTTCCCTTCCTTTTCAGAGGCCTTTTCAGCACTTCATGAGACCCGGTTAAAAAATAAAAAGCCAATTGGAAAGATGCTTGGGGATGCTGTACTTGGATCTGTTCAAACGCTGCTAGTCATTGGCGGCTTTATCATACTCTTCTCCGTATTAACAAAAATTCTGGATATTGTTGGGTTTTCAAATATGGCTGCTGGGATTTTAAGCCAGCTTTTCACTATATTCTCCCTCCCGGAAAGCCTTACAAAGCCACTGATAGCAGGTATTTTTGAAATTACACAAGGAAATATGGAGACAAGCAAGGCGAGTGCGGGACTGTTATCAAAAGTCATCATGGCGTCCTTTATTTTGGGATTCAGCGGTTTATCTGTTCAAGCTCAGGTTGCAAGCATTCTCGCCGAAACCGACATTCGCTTTTTTCCGTTTTTCATAGCCAGGATCATGCAGGGATTTCTGGCAGCCATTCTTACCTGGCTGCTATGGAAGCCGCTATATGTAAACCGGGGAGGCGTTTCATTAACGTATGCACCTTCACAAGGAACTGAAGGTCTGGAGCCATTTAGCCTTTTATTTTCATCCGGTCCGCTCATTACATTATTTTTCCTTGGCTTGTATATTTGGCTTTACTGGCGAAAACATGGGGCTTATTAA
- a CDS encoding SepM family pheromone-processing serine protease, translating into MRNKRKGAIRAFVIGIIIAMAISYIKLPYYVTKPGNASALEPIIKVDGGYDSAGSFSLTTVSIGRASILGYLAAQFDEYAEILPMNQVKAPEESDEEYLNRQLKLMEGSQESALILAYHKAGKEVTSKFNGVYVNSLIKGMPAAKSLKAGDRVYEVDGKALKSSEEFVSYVEKKKEGDQVSITFERRGSKRTVTVAIAKFPESLTKGGQSRAGIGITLMTDREVTVNPDIKLDTEDIGGPSAGLMMSLEIYDQLTKEDYTRGYQIAGTGTIAETGEVGPIGGISQKIVAADKSGAEIFFAPSENGKKGSNYEEAVKTAKDIKTKMKIVPVDRFSDAVNYLDQLKVK; encoded by the coding sequence ATGAGGAATAAACGAAAAGGGGCAATCCGGGCTTTTGTCATCGGCATTATTATAGCCATGGCGATTTCCTACATAAAATTACCGTATTACGTAACAAAGCCCGGAAATGCTTCAGCTCTTGAACCCATTATTAAAGTGGATGGAGGATACGATTCAGCAGGCAGTTTTTCTCTTACCACTGTAAGTATAGGAAGGGCAAGCATTTTAGGCTATCTCGCAGCCCAATTCGATGAATACGCTGAAATTCTCCCAATGAATCAGGTCAAAGCACCGGAAGAATCCGATGAGGAATACTTGAATAGACAGCTTAAGCTGATGGAAGGCTCCCAGGAATCTGCACTGATCCTTGCTTACCATAAGGCAGGGAAAGAAGTGACAAGCAAATTTAACGGAGTGTATGTAAACTCGCTTATCAAAGGCATGCCAGCTGCAAAAAGCTTGAAGGCGGGAGACAGAGTATACGAAGTTGATGGAAAAGCACTAAAAAGTTCAGAAGAATTCGTCAGTTATGTAGAAAAGAAAAAAGAAGGAGATCAAGTTTCGATTACCTTCGAGCGCCGCGGCAGCAAAAGAACCGTCACCGTTGCCATTGCGAAATTTCCTGAAAGCTTAACAAAAGGCGGTCAATCTAGAGCGGGTATAGGGATTACCCTTATGACAGACAGAGAAGTAACCGTGAATCCCGACATTAAGCTCGATACAGAGGACATAGGCGGACCTTCCGCTGGCCTTATGATGAGCCTTGAAATATACGATCAGCTGACGAAAGAGGATTATACGAGAGGATATCAGATTGCCGGAACAGGAACGATCGCTGAAACTGGCGAGGTAGGTCCAATTGGAGGGATTTCACAAAAGATTGTCGCAGCCGATAAATCAGGAGCCGAAATCTTTTTTGCTCCAAGCGAGAACGGTAAAAAAGGCTCGAATTATGAAGAAGCCGTCAAAACCGCGAAAGACATCAAAACCAAAATGAAAATTGTTCCAGTTGACCGGTTCAGCGATGCCGTAAATTATCTTGATCAGCTTAAGGTTAAGTAG